The Nitrospirota bacterium genome has a window encoding:
- a CDS encoding ATP-binding cassette domain-containing protein, with translation MTIINVQNLTKQFKSLTAVDGISFSVNEGEVFGFLGPNGAGKTTTINILCTLLSSSSGTAEIAGYDCEKNSDGVRTSIGLIFQDTTLDVGLTAYENLKFHAYLYNLDRKLTEKRIDEMLDVVELQSRKHDLIKNFSGGMKRRLEIARGLLHYPRVLFLDEPTLGLDPQTRNTIWDFINALRKKEKITVFMTTHYMEEAENCDRIAIIDHGKIIALDTPARLKAMVHGDVIHLMTTDNSSAIEEIRKVFAITAREENGGLVFETEKGDEFIPKLLRSLPMPTVSVSLKKPTLNDVFLKLTGRIIRDEGLADDKEVTREFVRSHRRAQR, from the coding sequence ATGACTATTATCAACGTCCAAAATCTTACCAAGCAGTTCAAATCCCTCACTGCCGTCGACGGAATCTCGTTCTCGGTCAATGAAGGCGAGGTCTTTGGTTTCCTCGGCCCGAACGGCGCGGGAAAGACCACGACCATCAACATCCTCTGCACGCTGCTTTCTTCCTCATCCGGAACAGCTGAGATCGCAGGCTATGACTGCGAAAAAAACTCCGACGGAGTGCGGACATCCATTGGTCTCATCTTTCAGGATACAACGCTTGATGTAGGCTTGACCGCCTACGAAAACCTGAAGTTTCATGCCTACCTCTACAACCTTGACCGCAAGCTCACGGAGAAGCGGATCGACGAGATGCTCGACGTCGTGGAGCTTCAGAGCAGAAAGCACGATCTTATCAAAAACTTCTCCGGAGGCATGAAGCGCAGGCTTGAGATAGCGCGCGGGCTTCTTCACTATCCCCGTGTGTTGTTCCTGGATGAGCCGACCCTCGGGCTCGACCCGCAGACGCGGAATACCATCTGGGACTTCATCAACGCTCTAAGGAAAAAAGAAAAGATCACCGTGTTCATGACCACCCATTATATGGAAGAGGCGGAGAACTGCGACCGTATCGCCATCATCGACCACGGAAAGATCATCGCGCTTGACACCCCGGCCCGGCTCAAGGCAATGGTGCATGGCGACGTCATCCATCTCATGACTACTGATAACAGTTCGGCCATCGAGGAAATCCGGAAGGTCTTTGCCATCACCGCACGCGAGGAGAATGGCGGATTGGTGTTCGAAACAGAGAAAGGGGACGAGTTCATACCGAAGCTGCTTCGTTCCCTTCCCATGCCGACCGTGTCCGTCAGTCTCAAGAAACCGACGCTGAACGACGTGTTCCTGAAGCTTACCGGCAGGATAATCAGGGATGAAGGTCTTGCGGATGACAAGGAAGTCACGCGCGAGTTCGTGCGCAGCCACCGGAGGGCGCAGCGATGA
- a CDS encoding peptide-binding protein, translating to MFSASSRLTLCSLWLRFFVLIIVLFLSACGQKVERNPNTFVESSIGDARRLNPVIANDGASGTINDQLFNGLVKYDKDIRLIGDLAERWDITNRGKTITFFLRKGVRWHDGVEFTAEDCLFTYQRLIDPKVATPYSSSYMDVLKAEVVDKYTFRVTYKEPFSPALESWSMGILPKHLLAGKDINSDPFNRKPVGTGPYRFKEWIAGQKIVLEANDDYFEGRPKIDQFIFRVIPDSSTMFQELLFGGVDMMGLNPLQYLRKSETRRIKENYVKFRYPANAFTYMGYNLTSALFKDIHVRQALSYAIDRQGIIDGIVLGIGRPCTGPYAHVSWAYNPNARSYNYNPERARRMLAEAGWKDANSDGILEKDGRPFRFTVMTNQGNSERIRTAEIIQQNLKSVGIDLNIRVMEWQAFLEQIDKRSFDAMILGWSMSRDPDLYDIWHSSKTKKGEYNFISYKNAEVDRLLVEGRRIFDVEKRKKIYYRIHEILAEEQPYAFLYVPDATPIVHKRFKGIVPEPLGIFYNFREWYVPQNRMEW from the coding sequence ATCCGGTCATCGCGAATGACGGCGCATCCGGCACGATCAACGACCAGCTCTTCAACGGTCTCGTGAAGTACGACAAGGACATCAGGCTTATCGGCGACCTCGCGGAACGATGGGACATCACGAACAGAGGAAAGACCATCACCTTCTTCCTCCGCAAAGGAGTGAGGTGGCACGACGGTGTGGAGTTCACGGCCGAGGACTGCCTCTTCACGTATCAAAGGCTCATCGACCCGAAGGTGGCCACGCCCTACAGCAGTTCGTACATGGATGTTTTGAAAGCCGAGGTCGTGGACAAGTACACATTCCGGGTGACGTACAAGGAGCCGTTTTCTCCCGCGCTCGAGAGCTGGAGCATGGGCATACTGCCGAAGCACCTCCTCGCGGGCAAGGACATCAACTCCGACCCCTTCAACCGCAAACCTGTCGGCACCGGGCCGTACCGGTTCAAGGAATGGATTGCCGGGCAGAAGATCGTACTCGAGGCGAATGACGATTACTTTGAGGGCAGACCGAAGATAGACCAGTTCATCTTCCGTGTCATCCCCGACAGCTCCACGATGTTCCAGGAGCTGCTCTTCGGTGGTGTGGACATGATGGGGCTGAATCCGCTTCAGTATCTGCGGAAGAGCGAAACCCGCAGGATCAAGGAGAATTATGTCAAGTTCCGGTATCCCGCCAATGCCTTCACCTATATGGGATACAATCTCACCAGTGCCTTGTTCAAGGATATTCATGTAAGGCAGGCGCTCTCGTACGCCATTGACCGCCAGGGCATCATCGACGGCATCGTCCTCGGCATCGGCAGGCCGTGCACCGGTCCGTACGCGCATGTTTCCTGGGCCTATAACCCGAACGCCCGGAGCTATAACTATAATCCTGAGCGGGCGCGCCGGATGCTCGCCGAAGCCGGATGGAAGGATGCTAACAGCGACGGCATTCTCGAGAAAGATGGCAGACCCTTCCGTTTTACGGTCATGACGAACCAGGGAAACAGTGAGCGCATCCGCACCGCGGAGATCATCCAGCAGAACCTGAAGTCGGTCGGCATCGATCTCAATATCCGCGTGATGGAATGGCAGGCGTTCCTTGAGCAGATCGACAAGCGGTCCTTCGACGCCATGATCCTCGGCTGGAGCATGAGCCGCGACCCGGACCTCTACGATATCTGGCATTCGAGCAAGACCAAAAAGGGTGAATACAACTTCATCAGCTATAAGAACGCCGAGGTAGACCGTTTGCTCGTGGAGGGCCGCCGCATCTTTGATGTTGAAAAGCGCAAGAAGATCTATTACCGCATTCATGAGATCCTGGCCGAGGAACAGCCCTATGCGTTTCTCTATGTGCCCGATGCAACGCCGATCGTGCATAAGCGGTTCAAAGGCATTGTTCCCGAACCGCTCGGCATCTTCTACAACTTCCGCGAGTGGTATGTGCCGCAGAACCGGATGGAATGGTAG
- a CDS encoding ABC transporter permease: protein MIQWRPVYVICLREFIKFFREKSRLLGTLARPVLWLFVVGNGMGSLIRPQAGFSYLQFIFPGMIGMTILFSSIFSSISIVWDREFGFMKEMLVAPISRLSIVIGKTISGTLISVAQAIIILVLIPFLGIHITVMQFIEVVAVALLVSFCVTSLGILIAVRLTSFDGFNIIMNFLVMPMLFLSGAMYPVTSMPSALRHLTLINPLTYGIDAFKHVLLRNGTPPLGPEFSLSLDLFVVTAISIAMLTLAALSFRRKE from the coding sequence ATGATCCAGTGGCGGCCCGTGTACGTCATCTGCCTGCGGGAATTCATAAAGTTCTTCCGCGAGAAGAGCCGTCTCCTCGGCACGCTCGCACGGCCGGTGCTCTGGCTTTTCGTGGTCGGGAACGGCATGGGCTCGCTCATCAGGCCCCAGGCCGGGTTTTCCTATCTCCAGTTCATCTTTCCCGGTATGATCGGCATGACTATCCTGTTCTCGTCCATCTTCTCGTCCATTTCGATCGTGTGGGACCGCGAGTTCGGGTTCATGAAGGAGATGCTCGTCGCGCCCATCTCGCGCCTCTCGATCGTCATCGGCAAGACCATCTCAGGCACCTTGATATCCGTGGCCCAGGCGATCATCATCCTGGTCCTCATTCCGTTCCTCGGCATCCACATCACGGTCATGCAGTTCATCGAGGTTGTTGCCGTGGCTCTGCTCGTCTCGTTCTGCGTCACCTCGCTGGGGATCCTGATCGCAGTACGGCTCACGTCATTTGACGGGTTCAATATCATCATGAACTTCCTCGTCATGCCGATGCTATTCCTGTCCGGCGCCATGTACCCGGTCACCTCCATGCCTTCCGCGCTTCGGCATCTTACCCTGATCAATCCTCTTACGTATGGTATCGACGCGTTCAAACATGTCCTGCTCAGAAACGGCACACCGCCTCTTGGACCCGAATTCTCTCTCTCACTTGACCTCTTCGTCGTAACAGCAATATCGATTGCCATGCTTACTCTTGCGGCGCTGTCGTTCAGAAGAAAGGAATAG
- a CDS encoding RNA-binding protein, with product MAKKLYVGNLSYNTHEEDLREAFSKIGEVLSATLIVDQTNGRSKGFGFVEMASDEDAAKAITSMNGTSFMERTITVNEAKPKTERSGSGGGGRSDRGGHGGGGGRSWR from the coding sequence ATGGCGAAGAAACTGTATGTCGGGAATTTGTCGTATAACACCCACGAGGAGGATTTGCGGGAGGCGTTCTCAAAGATCGGCGAGGTGCTGTCCGCCACGCTGATCGTCGATCAGACGAACGGCAGGTCCAAGGGATTTGGTTTCGTGGAGATGGCGTCTGACGAGGACGCGGCCAAGGCGATCACTTCCATGAACGGCACGTCATTCATGGAGCGAACGATCACGGTGAACGAGGCCAAGCCGAAGACTGAGCGCTCGGGGTCCGGAGGCGGCGGCAGGAGTGATCGCGGCGGACACGGCGGCGGAGGAGGCAGATCGTGGAGATAA